A window of the Haloarcula litorea genome harbors these coding sequences:
- a CDS encoding V-type ATP synthase subunit E → MSLDTVVEDIRDEARARAEEIRDDADERAEEIVAEAEADAEEIREERQAEVEREIEREREQRLSSAKLEAKQARLNARRDVLEEVREEAEQAIADLEGDRREELTRELLEGAVAEFDDGASLQVRGRAADEGLIEDILTDYDDATFAGEYDCLGGVVVESEGARVRVNNTFDSVLEQVWEDNLKEISDRLFDDQ, encoded by the coding sequence ATGAGCCTTGATACAGTCGTAGAGGACATCCGAGACGAGGCCCGCGCGCGTGCAGAGGAGATTCGGGACGACGCCGACGAGCGAGCCGAGGAGATCGTCGCCGAGGCCGAGGCCGACGCCGAGGAGATCCGCGAGGAGCGACAGGCCGAGGTCGAGCGGGAGATCGAGCGGGAGCGCGAACAGCGACTCTCCTCCGCGAAGCTCGAGGCCAAGCAGGCCCGGCTCAACGCCCGGCGGGACGTCCTCGAAGAGGTCCGCGAGGAGGCCGAGCAGGCCATCGCCGACCTCGAGGGCGACCGCCGCGAGGAGCTGACCCGCGAACTGCTGGAGGGTGCCGTCGCGGAGTTCGACGACGGTGCCAGCCTGCAGGTCCGCGGTCGCGCCGCCGACGAGGGCCTCATCGAGGACATCCTCACCGACTACGACGACGCGACGTTCGCCGGCGAGTACGACTGCCTCGGCGGCGTGGTGGTCGAGAGCGAGGGTGCCCGGGTCCGCGTGAACAACACGTTCGACTCGGTCCTCGAACAGGTCTGGGAAGACAACCTGAAGGAAATCAGCGACCGACTGTTCGACGACCAATGA
- a CDS encoding electron transfer flavoprotein subunit alpha/FixB family protein, whose product MTVLTVAEHRRGELRDVSRELLTAGRQVADATGGELHAAVVGGDVKAFADDLNRDGVDRIHTVDDGAEFNHDVYTQVVTQLAEAVDPDLLLLPNSVNGLDYAPAVASRLDRPLVTDAVGLSMGEEPTVTRELYGSKVETTIDVHAERAVVTVRPAEWPAAEGTGDATVEPFDAEIDESAVRSTVTGFEEVGGGEVDITDADVLVSVGRGIEEEENLDLIFDLADALDATVSASRPIIDNGWLEKDRQVGQSGKVVTPDVYIAIGISGAVQHVAGMKGADTIVAINTDPNAPIFDIADYGIHDDLFEVVPALIEEFR is encoded by the coding sequence ATGACGGTCTTGACCGTCGCCGAGCACCGGCGGGGCGAGCTCCGGGACGTGAGTCGGGAACTGCTGACCGCCGGCCGGCAGGTGGCCGACGCGACCGGGGGCGAGTTGCACGCGGCGGTCGTCGGCGGCGACGTCAAGGCCTTCGCCGACGACCTGAACCGCGATGGCGTCGACCGGATCCACACCGTCGACGACGGCGCGGAGTTCAACCACGACGTGTACACGCAGGTCGTCACGCAGCTGGCCGAGGCCGTCGACCCCGACCTGCTGCTCCTGCCCAACAGCGTCAACGGGCTAGACTACGCGCCGGCCGTGGCGAGCCGGCTCGACCGGCCGCTCGTGACCGACGCCGTCGGCCTCTCGATGGGCGAGGAGCCGACCGTCACCCGCGAGCTGTACGGCTCGAAGGTCGAGACGACCATCGACGTCCACGCGGAGCGGGCGGTCGTCACGGTCCGGCCCGCCGAGTGGCCCGCCGCCGAGGGGACCGGGGACGCGACCGTCGAGCCCTTCGACGCCGAGATCGACGAGTCGGCGGTCCGCTCGACGGTCACCGGCTTCGAGGAGGTCGGCGGCGGCGAGGTCGACATCACCGACGCCGACGTGCTCGTCTCCGTCGGCCGGGGCATCGAAGAGGAGGAGAACCTCGACCTCATCTTCGACCTCGCGGACGCGCTGGACGCCACGGTGTCGGCCTCCCGCCCGATCATCGACAACGGCTGGCTGGAGAAGGACCGGCAGGTCGGGCAGAGCGGGAAGGTCGTCACCCCGGACGTCTACATCGCCATCGGCATCTCCGGCGCGGTCCAGCACGTCGCCGGGATGAAGGGGGCAGACACCATCGTCGCCATCAACACCGACCCGAACGCCCCCATCTTCGACATCGCCGACTACGGCATCCACGACGACCTGTTCGAGGTCGTCCCGGCGCTCATCGAGGAGTTCCGGTAG
- the ahaH gene encoding ATP synthase archaeal subunit H, translated as MPQEDVLREIKEAEREAEEIVAEAEEDREERIAEARERADEIREQAREEADAAAQERLDEEREEIEAEREELIEEGEAARAELEEQAAGNRDEVVDHVVDLFEEAVHAQT; from the coding sequence ATGCCACAGGAAGACGTTCTCAGGGAGATCAAAGAGGCCGAGCGGGAGGCCGAGGAGATCGTCGCCGAGGCCGAGGAAGACCGCGAGGAGCGCATCGCGGAGGCCCGTGAGCGGGCCGACGAGATCCGCGAGCAGGCCCGCGAGGAGGCCGACGCGGCCGCACAGGAGCGCCTCGACGAGGAACGCGAGGAGATCGAGGCCGAGCGCGAGGAGCTCATCGAGGAGGGGGAGGCGGCCCGCGCGGAACTCGAGGAGCAGGCCGCCGGCAACCGCGACGAGGTGGTCGACCACGTCGTCGACCTGTTCGAGGAGGCGGTACATGCTCAGACCTGA
- a CDS encoding helix-turn-helix transcriptional regulator, translating into MSPRLSTALFALLVAALLVPAAGGAVTTSASDVGVAQQETPTPVTENTTFYLQLEPNGDARWTITDTYALEDANDTDAFEQLGQRFEDGETDAGWERAFRQANRAAVEATGREMNITGVERDYVVGERRGQLVLTFTWTNFATVEGDRLVVDDAFNTSDGTWFDGLTADQRLVISAPAGYGVQNSPPQTAVVDGELRFEGPREFDPTFLEIVYTGDQERTTSPATETPDGEGLLGSLPPWLGGALVLVGLGGVVWYLQRHSDADLPSPAATDDGDGDDGDGPDDDEPTPAAEGANGDTEAVDVELLSDEERVERLLEENGGRMKQARIVKETGWSNAKVSQLLSSMDEADRIDKLRIGRENLISFPDEDVADIDE; encoded by the coding sequence ATGTCCCCGCGGCTCTCCACCGCCCTCTTCGCACTCCTGGTCGCGGCGTTGCTGGTGCCCGCCGCCGGCGGCGCGGTCACCACCAGCGCGTCCGACGTGGGCGTCGCCCAACAGGAGACCCCGACACCCGTCACCGAGAACACCACCTTCTACCTCCAGCTGGAGCCCAACGGGGACGCACGGTGGACCATCACCGACACGTACGCGCTCGAGGACGCCAACGACACGGACGCCTTCGAGCAACTCGGTCAGCGGTTCGAGGACGGCGAGACCGACGCCGGGTGGGAGCGGGCCTTCCGGCAGGCAAACCGGGCCGCGGTGGAGGCCACCGGGCGCGAGATGAACATCACGGGCGTCGAACGTGACTACGTCGTCGGGGAGCGGCGCGGCCAGCTCGTCCTGACGTTCACCTGGACGAACTTCGCGACGGTCGAGGGGGACCGACTGGTCGTCGACGACGCGTTCAACACGAGCGACGGCACGTGGTTCGACGGCCTCACCGCCGACCAGCGCCTGGTGATCTCGGCACCGGCCGGCTACGGCGTCCAGAACTCGCCGCCACAGACGGCCGTCGTCGACGGTGAGTTGCGGTTCGAGGGTCCGCGGGAGTTCGACCCCACGTTCCTGGAGATCGTCTACACCGGCGACCAGGAGCGCACGACCTCGCCGGCGACGGAGACGCCCGACGGGGAGGGACTGCTCGGTTCGCTCCCGCCGTGGCTCGGCGGGGCGCTGGTCCTCGTCGGCCTCGGGGGGGTCGTCTGGTACCTCCAGCGACACAGCGACGCGGACCTGCCGTCGCCGGCCGCGACCGACGACGGGGACGGCGACGACGGCGACGGTCCCGACGACGACGAGCCGACGCCCGCCGCCGAGGGCGCGAACGGCGACACCGAGGCGGTGGACGTGGAGCTGCTGAGCGACGAGGAGCGGGTCGAGCGCCTCCTCGAGGAGAACGGCGGGCGGATGAAGCAGGCCCGCATCGTCAAGGAGACCGGCTGGTCCAACGCCAAGGTGTCGCAGCTGCTCTCATCGATGGACGAGGCCGACCGGATCGACAAGCTCCGCATCGGCCGCGAGAACCTCATCTCGTTCCCCGACGAGGACGTGGCCGACATCGACGAGTAG
- a CDS encoding polyprenyl synthetase family protein, translated as MEYLKRRRDRVEERLEAVLDGVEPSELAEEVRHVALSGGKRVRPTVTVLVCEALGGEPADAVDFAVGIELVHNASLVIDDIIDESELRRGNPSAWAEYGHGPAIIASDGLLGEAFALFSADERAMQTVSEAMVELGEGEATELVAQPTDEGEYMQLARRKTGALFRAAAELGAIAADADAYAVEAMGEYAERVGVAFQMRDDVLDTTADAETLGKPTGHDAEMERPSLVEVTEMTAAEANERARAESDAALEALATVDAPDSQSMEYLRDLAEFVVVRDR; from the coding sequence ATGGAGTACCTCAAGCGGCGTCGCGACCGCGTCGAGGAGCGGCTGGAGGCGGTGCTCGACGGCGTCGAACCGTCGGAGCTGGCCGAGGAGGTCCGCCACGTCGCGCTCTCGGGCGGGAAGCGGGTCCGGCCGACGGTGACGGTGCTGGTCTGCGAGGCGCTGGGCGGGGAGCCGGCCGACGCCGTCGACTTCGCCGTGGGCATCGAGCTCGTCCACAACGCGTCGCTGGTCATCGACGACATCATCGACGAGTCGGAGCTCCGCCGGGGGAACCCCTCGGCGTGGGCGGAGTACGGCCACGGGCCGGCGATCATCGCCTCCGACGGCCTGCTGGGGGAGGCCTTCGCCCTGTTCTCGGCCGACGAGCGGGCGATGCAGACCGTCTCGGAGGCGATGGTCGAGCTCGGCGAGGGCGAGGCGACCGAACTGGTCGCCCAACCCACCGACGAGGGAGAGTACATGCAGCTGGCCCGCCGGAAGACCGGGGCGCTGTTCCGTGCGGCCGCGGAACTGGGCGCGATCGCGGCCGACGCCGACGCCTACGCCGTCGAGGCGATGGGCGAGTACGCCGAGCGGGTCGGCGTCGCCTTCCAGATGCGCGACGACGTGCTCGACACGACCGCCGACGCCGAGACGCTGGGCAAGCCGACGGGCCACGACGCCGAGATGGAGCGGCCCTCGCTTGTCGAGGTCACCGAGATGACCGCGGCGGAGGCCAACGAGCGCGCCCGCGCCGAGTCCGACGCCGCACTCGAGGCGCTGGCGACGGTGGACGCCCCCGACTCCCAGTCGATGGAGTACCTCCGGGACCTCGCGGAGTTCGTCGTCGTCAGGGACCGGTAA
- a CDS encoding electron transfer flavoprotein subunit beta/FixA family protein, giving the protein MKVLVTVKEVAAVDDEFEIDGLTIDDRYVTADLNEWDEYAVEAAVQIREAGDDVEVVGVTIGDADTEETIRQALAKGVDRAVRVWDDALADAGLLDPETKARVLAAVAAEEDPDLVLTGVQSADDGFGATGVTLAEKLGFEWAAVVNDLDLDRDAGVAHVHRELEGGVEELTDVELPAVLTIQTGINEPRYASLRGIRQAQSKELTEYTLADLGLDAGDVDSPLEQTSLYEPESEGDATVFEGSAEETAAELAGVLRDRGVGQ; this is encoded by the coding sequence ATGAAAGTCCTTGTCACGGTGAAGGAGGTGGCCGCCGTCGACGACGAGTTCGAGATCGACGGGCTGACCATCGACGACCGCTACGTCACCGCCGACCTCAACGAGTGGGACGAGTACGCCGTCGAGGCGGCCGTCCAGATACGGGAGGCCGGCGACGACGTGGAGGTCGTCGGCGTGACGATCGGCGACGCCGACACCGAGGAGACGATCCGGCAGGCGCTGGCGAAGGGGGTCGACCGGGCGGTCCGCGTGTGGGACGACGCGCTCGCCGACGCGGGGCTGCTGGACCCCGAGACGAAGGCCCGGGTCCTGGCGGCCGTCGCGGCGGAGGAGGACCCCGACCTCGTCCTGACGGGCGTGCAGTCGGCCGACGACGGGTTCGGCGCGACGGGGGTGACGCTGGCCGAGAAGCTCGGGTTCGAGTGGGCCGCGGTCGTCAACGACCTCGACCTCGACCGGGACGCCGGCGTCGCACACGTCCACCGTGAACTGGAGGGCGGCGTCGAGGAGCTGACCGACGTGGAGCTGCCGGCGGTCCTGACAATCCAGACGGGGATCAACGAGCCGCGCTACGCCAGCCTGCGGGGCATCCGGCAGGCCCAGAGCAAGGAACTGACCGAGTACACGCTGGCGGACCTCGGTCTGGACGCCGGGGACGTCGACAGCCCGCTGGAACAGACCTCGCTGTACGAGCCCGAGAGCGAGGGCGACGCCACCGTCTTCGAGGGCAGCGCCGAGGAGACGGCGGCCGAGCTTGCCGGCGTTCTCCGTGACAGGGGGGTGGGTCAATGA
- a CDS encoding V-type ATP synthase subunit F gives MSQEIGVVGSPEFTTGFRLAGVRKFADVPQDQKDEQLDDAVEEMLTDDDVGIVVMHDDDLSHLSRGVRQDAETSVEPVLVTLGGGTGSGNLREQIKRAIGIDLMDED, from the coding sequence ATGAGCCAGGAGATCGGCGTGGTCGGGAGCCCGGAGTTCACCACGGGCTTTCGACTGGCGGGCGTCCGCAAGTTCGCGGACGTCCCACAGGACCAGAAAGACGAGCAGCTCGACGACGCCGTCGAGGAGATGCTCACCGACGACGACGTCGGCATCGTCGTGATGCACGACGACGACCTGTCGCATCTCTCTCGTGGCGTCCGACAGGATGCGGAGACGAGCGTCGAGCCCGTGCTGGTGACGCTCGGCGGCGGCACCGGCAGCGGGAACCTACGCGAGCAGATCAAGCGAGCCATCGGGATCGACCTGATGGACGAAGACTAA
- a CDS encoding methyltransferase domain-containing protein: MGVLENKSRARTFYKYLSKVYDQVNPFIWDERMRDEAIGMLDLDPDDAVVDIGCGTGFATEGLLEHVDTVYGLDQSQHQLSKAYQKFGKHGDVRFHLGDAERLPFKDDTFDVVWSSGSIEYWPNPVDALEECRRIAKPGGRVLIVGPDYPNSSVFQKLADAIMLFYDEAEADRMFREAGFTEFEHHIQQSRPGSPRAITTVADVPE; this comes from the coding sequence ATGGGAGTCCTCGAGAACAAGTCCCGCGCCCGGACGTTCTACAAGTACCTCTCGAAGGTGTACGACCAGGTCAACCCGTTCATCTGGGACGAGCGGATGCGCGACGAGGCCATCGGGATGCTGGACCTCGACCCCGACGACGCGGTGGTCGACATCGGCTGTGGCACCGGCTTCGCCACCGAGGGACTGCTGGAACACGTCGACACCGTCTACGGCCTCGACCAGAGCCAACACCAGCTCTCGAAGGCCTACCAGAAGTTCGGGAAACACGGCGACGTCCGGTTCCACCTCGGCGACGCCGAGCGGCTCCCCTTCAAGGACGACACCTTCGACGTGGTGTGGTCGTCGGGCTCCATCGAGTACTGGCCCAACCCCGTCGACGCCCTCGAGGAGTGCCGCCGCATCGCCAAGCCCGGCGGTCGGGTCCTCATCGTCGGCCCGGACTACCCGAACTCCAGCGTGTTCCAGAAGCTCGCCGACGCCATCATGCTGTTCTACGACGAGGCGGAGGCCGACCGGATGTTCCGCGAGGCCGGGTTCACGGAGTTCGAACACCACATCCAGCAGTCGCGGCCGGGGAGTCCGCGGGCGATCACGACCGTCGCCGACGTTCCCGAGTGA
- a CDS encoding V-type ATP synthase subunit I has product MLRPEKMCRVSVTGSKRVMDDTIEAVHGLDMLHVTEYDGSWDGFEPGDPVEGADEAADKLVTVRSLQSILGVDEDDAGSSQLVPDDALDGKLEEIRREVTELEDRRNELEAELRDVEERIDTMEPFVTLGIDLDLLRDYDTLSVAVGEGDAGDVRDAVVDADLAPFEVFSEDGVVAVFARADESDLQDALVGADFSALEVPDGEGEPTEYLEELRHEKQQLESKLDTVEDELDDLRLDYDEFLLAAEEQLAIEVQKAEAPLSFATTANAFVAEGWIPNDRYTEFKETVTEAVGAAIDIDRTEVAEYDDEGHVHSREEIDSGAQDHDTGDVTVGDTEADDSQEAVADGGVVTMSADDPPVIQDNPRGVKPFEDLVEVVNRPKYGEFDPTVAFFLTFPAFYGFMIGDLGYGILYFLAGYGLYTGVDSDVLKSLGGVAMWAGGFTALFGILYGEIFGLHTVGEVLFNGKPPMHKGLQPTYANYALAWLTLSLLAGMVHLAAGWIFDFVENLGHGLWDAITESGSWLLMLFGLWGWVFSGANGAAPNFLYTAEEGVFAGNPYAWGFAGVPAFNLFEIPVIGAPFSAWLLPFFAGLVLLGLADIIEVVEFLNVLVNVLSYTRLAAVLLAKAGMAFVVNLLFFGAYTHDGEFHFLIGHGPEWAIAEYGQEAVMFPGLMHSGIAGVVGGLLVLVLGHVLVLVLGVTSAGLQGVRLEYVEFFGKFFEGGGKAYNPFGYERNYTTDD; this is encoded by the coding sequence ATGCTCAGACCTGAGAAGATGTGCCGCGTCTCGGTGACGGGGTCGAAGCGCGTGATGGACGACACCATCGAGGCCGTCCACGGCCTCGACATGCTCCACGTCACCGAGTACGACGGCTCGTGGGACGGGTTCGAGCCGGGCGACCCGGTCGAGGGTGCCGACGAGGCCGCCGACAAGCTCGTCACCGTCCGGTCGCTGCAGTCCATCCTGGGCGTCGACGAGGACGACGCCGGCTCCTCGCAGCTCGTCCCCGACGACGCGCTCGACGGCAAGCTCGAGGAGATCCGCCGGGAGGTCACCGAGCTCGAGGACCGTCGCAACGAGCTGGAGGCGGAGCTCCGAGACGTCGAGGAGCGCATCGACACGATGGAGCCGTTCGTGACGCTGGGCATCGACCTCGACCTCCTGCGCGACTACGACACGCTCTCGGTCGCGGTCGGCGAGGGCGACGCCGGCGACGTCCGAGACGCCGTCGTCGATGCCGACCTGGCCCCCTTCGAGGTGTTCAGCGAGGACGGCGTCGTCGCCGTCTTCGCCCGGGCCGACGAGAGTGACCTCCAGGACGCGCTGGTCGGCGCGGACTTCTCCGCGCTCGAAGTCCCCGACGGCGAGGGCGAGCCGACGGAGTACCTCGAGGAGCTGCGCCACGAGAAACAGCAGCTGGAGTCGAAGCTCGACACCGTCGAGGACGAGCTCGACGACCTCCGGCTGGACTACGACGAGTTCCTGCTGGCCGCCGAGGAGCAGCTGGCGATCGAGGTCCAGAAGGCCGAGGCTCCCCTCTCGTTCGCGACGACGGCCAACGCCTTCGTCGCCGAGGGCTGGATCCCCAACGACAGGTACACCGAGTTCAAGGAGACCGTCACCGAGGCCGTCGGGGCGGCGATCGACATCGACCGGACCGAAGTCGCGGAGTACGACGACGAGGGCCACGTCCACTCCCGCGAGGAGATCGACTCCGGGGCGCAGGACCACGACACCGGCGACGTCACCGTCGGCGACACCGAGGCCGACGACTCCCAGGAGGCCGTCGCCGACGGCGGCGTCGTCACGATGAGCGCCGACGACCCGCCGGTCATCCAGGACAACCCCCGCGGAGTCAAGCCGTTCGAGGACCTCGTCGAGGTCGTCAACCGCCCGAAGTACGGCGAGTTCGACCCGACGGTCGCGTTCTTCCTCACCTTCCCGGCGTTCTACGGGTTCATGATCGGCGATCTCGGGTACGGTATCCTCTACTTCCTGGCCGGCTACGGACTCTACACCGGCGTCGACAGCGACGTGCTGAAGAGCCTCGGCGGCGTCGCGATGTGGGCCGGTGGGTTCACCGCGCTGTTCGGGATCCTCTACGGCGAGATCTTCGGACTGCACACCGTCGGCGAGGTGCTGTTCAACGGCAAGCCGCCGATGCACAAGGGGCTCCAGCCCACCTACGCGAACTACGCGCTGGCGTGGCTGACGCTCAGCCTGCTGGCCGGGATGGTCCACCTCGCGGCCGGCTGGATCTTCGACTTCGTCGAGAACCTCGGCCACGGGCTCTGGGACGCGATCACCGAGAGCGGGTCGTGGCTCCTGATGCTCTTCGGCCTGTGGGGCTGGGTGTTCTCCGGCGCGAACGGAGCCGCACCGAACTTCCTCTACACCGCCGAGGAGGGTGTCTTCGCCGGGAACCCCTACGCCTGGGGCTTCGCCGGCGTACCCGCGTTCAACCTCTTCGAGATCCCGGTCATCGGCGCGCCGTTCTCGGCGTGGCTGCTCCCGTTCTTCGCCGGGCTCGTCCTGCTCGGACTCGCCGACATCATCGAGGTCGTGGAGTTCCTGAACGTTTTGGTGAACGTGCTGTCGTACACCCGGCTCGCGGCCGTGCTGCTGGCGAAGGCGGGGATGGCCTTCGTGGTCAACCTCCTGTTCTTCGGGGCGTACACGCACGACGGCGAGTTCCACTTCCTCATCGGCCACGGTCCCGAGTGGGCCATCGCCGAGTACGGGCAGGAGGCCGTTATGTTCCCCGGACTGATGCACTCCGGCATCGCCGGGGTCGTCGGCGGCCTGCTGGTGCTGGTCCTCGGGCACGTCCTCGTCCTCGTGCTGGGGGTCACCAGTGCGGGCCTGCAGGGCGTGCGTCTTGAGTACGTCGAGTTCTTCGGGAAGTTCTTCGAGGGCGGCGGCAAGGCCTACAACCCGTTCGGCTACGAGCGGAACTACACCACCGACGACTGA
- a CDS encoding F0F1 ATP synthase subunit C: protein MIENIALVVNAVLQEGSAAPAIPASAAAALAVGLAALGSGYAERGIGAAAVGAIAEDDSMFGRGLILTVLPETLVILALVVVFVV from the coding sequence ATGATCGAGAACATCGCACTCGTTGTCAACGCTGTACTGCAGGAAGGTAGCGCCGCACCCGCCATCCCCGCCTCCGCGGCGGCCGCCCTGGCCGTCGGGCTCGCCGCCCTCGGCTCCGGGTACGCCGAGCGTGGGATCGGTGCCGCCGCCGTCGGCGCTATCGCCGAGGACGACAGTATGTTCGGCCGTGGCCTCATCCTCACGGTCCTGCCGGAGACACTCGTCATCCTGGCGCTGGTCGTCGTCTTCGTCGTCTAA
- a CDS encoding V-type ATP synthase subunit C, with product MSGPTTAQSGQGSNYEYVIARVRSRRSSLFDDDDYRKLVRMGTGEIARFMEDTEYETEMNALGARHSGVDLIEYALNRNLAKHFDDLLDWSEGRLYDYVARYLRKFDAWNVKTVLRGLYSGVDSSDVEDDLIRAGEFEDRRIEALLNAGSVEDVVELLDDTIFGEGLAAAYEVYEETETLVPLENAVDRAFYETLLEGLPDNPEIDSPTGLYVEFLTAEVDFRNLRNALRLARSGADLDPSEYYIEGGKLFDEDSLAQLATNVEGLVSRVRESTYADDLDAALDALAEADNLIEFERALDAALLEYADKLSNRYPLSVCPVFSYILAKEREVDNIRAIARGREAGLGPDEIEQELVIL from the coding sequence ATGAGCGGGCCAACGACGGCACAGAGCGGCCAAGGAAGCAACTACGAGTACGTCATCGCTCGGGTTCGGTCCCGTCGCTCGTCGCTGTTCGACGACGACGACTACCGGAAGCTGGTCCGGATGGGGACGGGCGAGATCGCCCGCTTCATGGAGGACACGGAGTACGAGACCGAGATGAACGCCCTCGGCGCGCGCCACTCCGGCGTCGACCTCATCGAGTACGCGCTCAACCGCAACCTCGCGAAGCACTTCGACGACCTGCTGGACTGGTCCGAGGGCCGACTGTACGACTACGTCGCCCGCTACCTCCGGAAGTTCGACGCCTGGAACGTCAAGACGGTCCTCCGCGGCCTCTACTCCGGCGTCGACTCCTCGGACGTCGAGGACGACCTCATCCGCGCCGGCGAGTTCGAGGACCGGCGCATCGAGGCGCTGCTGAACGCCGGCAGCGTCGAGGACGTCGTCGAGCTGCTCGACGACACCATCTTCGGCGAGGGGCTGGCGGCGGCCTACGAGGTCTACGAGGAGACCGAGACGCTCGTCCCGCTGGAGAACGCCGTCGACCGCGCGTTCTACGAGACGCTGCTGGAGGGGCTCCCGGACAACCCCGAGATCGACAGCCCGACCGGACTCTACGTCGAGTTCCTCACGGCGGAGGTCGACTTCCGGAACCTCCGGAACGCGCTCCGGCTGGCCCGCAGCGGCGCGGACCTCGACCCCTCGGAGTACTACATCGAGGGCGGGAAGCTGTTCGACGAGGACAGCCTCGCACAGCTGGCCACGAACGTCGAGGGACTCGTCTCGCGAGTCCGCGAGAGCACGTACGCGGACGACCTCGACGCGGCACTGGACGCGCTGGCCGAGGCCGACAACCTCATCGAGTTCGAGCGCGCGCTCGACGCGGCGCTGCTGGAGTACGCGGACAAGCTGTCGAACCGCTACCCGCTGTCGGTCTGTCCGGTGTTCTCCTACATCCTCGCCAAGGAGCGCGAGGTGGACAACATCCGCGCCATCGCGCGCGGCCGCGAGGCGGGACTCGGACCAGACGAGATCGAACAGGAGCTGGTGATACTATGA
- a CDS encoding DUF7096 domain-containing protein, with the protein MRPRFALLVALLLVGATATPAAGWATTTTASGPAPRIAEISNTTNHLAIPGDQVRAAEYNDSGIDVGAAVAVGSRDLHQQHEAAAFTTEFRRLESEAQRRQLLRSTLSAIETREAELDRSQQRALERYAAGETTASDLLRTRALVDTEARALSGYLSAIERTVRIAPDYSMTDGMGTRLDNVQGNVRVLYGPVGDRLASTLGGADEPDVAYVEASETGYTVAVIDDGQYVRETRLGDERAPSLPDEFAAAAEGDPGTSRLDVADERASTLYDWLYDRQRPSFFTYGTSGIYRLSADYPGGRLTAYLDGGTTNVFYELQHHDLATVRTTTGDPVVNDGLRVVVQRSYQTGPMRVTVSDNGTGQAVDARVAVDGRQVGRTGSDGALWIVEPRGPATVNVTSGGADVSVPIDA; encoded by the coding sequence ATGCGCCCCCGCTTTGCCCTCCTCGTCGCACTCCTGTTGGTCGGTGCGACGGCCACGCCCGCCGCTGGCTGGGCGACCACGACGACAGCGTCCGGGCCGGCACCCAGGATCGCGGAGATCTCGAACACGACCAACCACCTCGCGATCCCCGGTGACCAGGTCCGGGCGGCCGAGTACAACGACAGCGGGATCGACGTCGGTGCCGCCGTCGCCGTCGGCTCCCGCGATCTCCACCAGCAACACGAGGCCGCCGCGTTCACGACCGAGTTCCGCCGGCTGGAGTCCGAGGCTCAGCGCCGACAGCTCCTCCGCTCGACGCTGTCCGCCATCGAGACCAGGGAGGCCGAGCTGGACCGCAGCCAGCAGCGGGCGCTCGAACGCTACGCCGCCGGCGAGACGACGGCCTCGGACCTCCTCCGGACCCGGGCGCTGGTCGACACCGAGGCCCGGGCGCTGTCCGGCTACCTCTCCGCGATCGAGCGGACCGTCCGGATCGCGCCCGACTACAGTATGACCGACGGGATGGGGACCCGACTCGACAACGTGCAGGGGAACGTCAGGGTCCTGTACGGGCCGGTCGGCGACCGACTCGCGTCGACGCTCGGGGGTGCCGACGAGCCCGACGTCGCGTACGTCGAGGCCTCCGAGACCGGCTACACGGTGGCCGTCATCGACGACGGCCAGTACGTCCGGGAGACGCGCCTCGGCGACGAGCGCGCGCCCAGTCTGCCCGACGAGTTCGCCGCGGCCGCCGAGGGCGACCCCGGCACCAGTCGGCTCGACGTCGCCGACGAGCGTGCCTCGACGCTGTACGACTGGCTCTACGACCGCCAGCGACCGAGCTTCTTCACCTACGGGACCTCGGGGATCTACCGGCTGTCGGCCGACTATCCCGGTGGCCGTCTCACGGCGTACCTCGACGGCGGGACGACGAACGTCTTCTACGAACTCCAGCACCACGACCTCGCGACGGTCAGGACCACCACCGGCGATCCGGTCGTCAACGACGGCCTCCGGGTCGTCGTCCAACGGTCCTACCAGACCGGTCCGATGCGGGTGACGGTGTCTGACAACGGCACCGGACAGGCCGTCGACGCCCGCGTCGCCGTCGACGGCCGCCAGGTGGGCCGGACCGGCTCCGACGGCGCGCTCTGGATCGTCGAACCCCGCGGGCCGGCGACGGTCAACGTCACCAGCGGCGGGGCCGACGTCTCGGTCCCCATCGACGCATAA